In Mycolicibacterium phocaicum, one DNA window encodes the following:
- a CDS encoding type I polyketide synthase yields MATIEGPETSSFAIVGYAARFPGATDAESFWEMLREGRDAVSEVPQDRWDVDEFFDADPDARGKIITRRAGFLDDAVGFDAPFFGVSTREAKMMDPQQRLLLEMAWRAVEHSGTAPSALANTQTGVFIGLATHDYLGMASGELTYPEIEAYMAIGTSGAAAAGRISYRLGLQGPAVTVDTACSSSLVAVHQACQALQLGECDLALAGGANVILSPATMITFSQSRMLAPDGKCKTFDASADGYVRGEGCGVIVVKRLEDAVRDGDRIRAVIRGSAINQDGASGGLTVPNGVAQQRVIAEALERAGLSPADVGYLEAHGTGTSLGDPIEVQAAAAAYGTGHDADNPLLIGSVKTNIGHLEAAAGVAGIIKVILSLEHQELPKHLHFKNPSPHIPWDRIPVKVVDEATTWERGDRPRVAGISSFGFSGTNAHVLLEEAPAAAPAQAPAEEPDDRRFMVLPLSARTPAALLQSAEDYRTWLTAHPEATLSDVCITAGAGRAHFEHRAALVVNSLDSARELLGALADDRPAPGLVRGTSADKPKTAWLFPGQGSQFAGMAKELFETEPVFAETVKQCAAAVADVLEKPLLDVIFEGPDETLRLTSYAQPAIFAVEMGLARLWQSWGFEPDVVLGHSVGQYTAACVAGVFSLEDGMRLLAERGRLFGNLPPGGRMAAIFAAPERVERLTDEYPRLSVAAYNGANTVLSGPGADLERAVAGLTGDGIRCDWLETSHAFHSALLDPALDEFESYANQFTFNAPQRILVCNRTGDTLGRTAKLDGQYWRRHARQPVEFSKGVETLAKLGCAVLLEVGPQPILTAAALRAWPDPTSAPRAIASLRRKGADHRQITEALATTYTAGHLPDFAAVRPGSAHNVDLPTYPFQRKAYWFRDERVAPSATAHMGGATTEAVRLLEDGRIDELATLLGGTDESTTAVLNKLAAQHNRQRTAQSVSDARYEIRWDKIAAGAPAEVGEGSAWVVISDDAAVLAPLTEALTRAGHRHRVLGLLSSDADEQQLEADLRAAVEEEPTLRILHVAGLDADRASMQAVLRVQHHVLSGTQRLFRAAAAAELRAPIWVITRGAQRVTDTDTVAPEQTGLWGFGRSAALEYPQVWGGLADLAEGSTEEWSRLLTQVIAAPRGEDQIALRAEGVHVPRLVRRTGQPNPTQLELRTDATYLVTGGLGSLGLEIAGHLAAHGARNLVLTSRRAPSEAAQQRIDALREQYGCQTRVVTADVANPHDVARLMSTLRAELPPLAGVVHAAGENSTTPLATLEDAELERVFSGKVWGAWYLSEAVTDLKLDFFLSTSSISAVWGSYGQTAYSAANAFLDGLTWRLREQGVPGMSVNFGPWGAGGNGHAAGMADPDARAQLERRGVRTLSPADALTGMADVMVAGGNPAEAVVARMDWAKFLPIYSQAGSRALLAEVAREVPESATAGAVGASGNTRLVEQLIAAPVQQRKKLVLEYLRDAVAEVTRIEASEIREETGFFDLGMDSLMAVELRRRLEQGVGKELPATLAMDHPRLTDVADYLLSDILNLSEKAGTKAVTELKSLAAADEPIAIVSVACRFPGSPDPDAFWQVLSQGVDAISEIPEDRFDVDEFYDPDAMTPGKIYTRSGGYLDSVDTFDPEFFGISPREAVWIDPQQRLMLEIAWEGLERAGYAPAALRGSRTGVFIGVGANEYSHLLSGGSVENLEPHFITGNALNAIAGRVSFTLGLEGPAMAVDTACSSSLVAVHQAVQALHAGDCDMALAGGVNVLLSPASIVAASRARMLAPDGRCKTFDAAADGYVRGEGCGVLVLKRLSDAQRDGDRIAAVIRSTAVNQDGASSGLTVPNGGAQQRLINTALARAGLSGGDVDYLEAHGTGTPLGDPIEVQAAAAAYGAGRDANRPLLMGTAKTNIGHLESAAGVAGLVKVVLSLEHEMLPQTLHFNKPSPHIPWDSLPVQVVDKPTPWHTDGRPRRAGVSSFGFTGTNAHVLLEEAPVITADDDVTDETTPETPAAEPISVLPLSARSAQGLTALAQRYRDWLEAHPDASIADVCFTAGSGRSHFEHRAAVVANTVHDAKNLLEDLVANKLRPGVLKGECTEPPTTAWFFPGQGSQYPGMARELFDTEPVFADVVRRCAQAVDPILPRPLLEVMFGNDREAAETLRNTAFAQPAIFAVEMGLARLWQSWGIEPDAVLGHSVGQYAAACVAGVFSLEDGARLIAERGRLFASLPAGGRMVAVFADPEYVERAAEAYPRVSVGAYNGRNTVLSGPAEDLEQIVTACSEDATRCTWLETSHAFHSELLDPVLDEFESFATQFQFATPTLPLICNRTGAVLNAETPIDALYWRRHSRQPVQFTESVKTVAALGCSVLMEIGPQPILTAAALQCWPEGAETPRAIVSLRKGANAQRQITEALATTYICGHRPDFAVKNRGNRVELPTYPFQRRRFWPKTANVVGMSSGGAAATSGILGSAKDLATGDTIYSNVLSVKTQPWLSHHVIYGTVVVPGATYAAMALASVGAPARVKEVFFYEPIILPDKASRETQLTIRTLEGGEGWKFQVHSRPNGVREAEWSLNADGTLLAGADEADASDNIPGSMEDVVERMERLRPQQLFETFNDMELAWGPTWSTSLKSLWVRDGMAIGDVSVGDELAEHLSTEPIHPVLLDLCTGVAFPAFPALLAAEHGMHDLFLPLRYGQVELREKMPRRFYARARWHTSELTNETQVFDIDFLDRDGKRLGGITEFTVKRAPREALMRGLGGDTTRLLYTLGWQEGAAPAAADEAETKTTGTWLVAGFDELAAGLPGAVKLDQTLDAAAWQQAITTAAEAGAPVAGIVWRASGYEDADVAARLETEVGTVLAGMQTALAEEKLNLTGGLWIVTERAVATEPGEPVDPVQAALWGLGRTVINEQPTLRLKLVDLDGADDNATNWLTGILGTPVTESEFALRQGKFLVPRLMHWARSGHLPMPRSDDYVLAPTERGAIDNLRLTEKDVTPPEPHEVQVRIEAAGLNFRDVLNVLGLYPGDPGPIGGDLCGVITELGSEVTRFEVGQRVFGSMQGAFSSRLNVPEQLLAVVPEGINPVDAATLPAAALTVRLAFDWAQLKPGDRVLIHAASGGVGLAAVQMARQKGAIVFATASTYKRATLRKMGVEHVYDSRTTDFADQILADTNGEGVDVVLNSLTNEGFVEATVRATAQGGRFAEIAKRDIWTPERMAEVRPDINYEIVALDVTMMTDPAHIQRLMEEVADGLAKGEWTPVPAEVYPLTEAKTAFRRMQQARHIGKIVVQMPKPLQPHGDRTYLVTGGLGALGLHTAAYLAQLGAGDIVLTSRREPDADAQRAIDAMMERFHCRVHVFSGDVGDEASVAALLDRIRTELPPLAGVAHLAGVLDDALLPQQDLERFRKTLGPKAYGALHLHKLTQDDDLDFFIVYSSASAVLGSPAQGNYATANALLDGLVAHRRALGLPATAVNFGPWGRGGMASSQAATANLSAQGMMPLEPSAALAALGEVIRHGAAQATVLKANWQRAAKMLGGIRPPLLDQVLPTSDAAATGDSELLRQLQEIPDAQRAGFITEFLQKEVQGFLRLAQPPAATSRFLDLGTDSLMAVELRNRLFGQFGGKFDISPTAIFDYPTLGELAGHLASQLPPSDAPEVAVEASAEADSTAEVAAPAEAVGEAEPEAPAAQE; encoded by the coding sequence ATGGCAACGATCGAAGGTCCGGAAACGTCCAGCTTCGCGATCGTCGGGTACGCCGCCCGCTTCCCCGGAGCCACCGACGCCGAATCCTTCTGGGAGATGCTGCGCGAAGGCCGGGACGCCGTATCCGAGGTGCCACAAGACCGGTGGGACGTCGACGAGTTCTTCGATGCCGACCCGGACGCCCGCGGCAAGATCATCACGCGCCGCGCCGGCTTCCTCGATGACGCCGTCGGGTTCGACGCTCCCTTCTTCGGGGTGTCCACCCGCGAAGCCAAGATGATGGACCCGCAGCAGCGGTTGCTGCTGGAGATGGCGTGGCGCGCCGTCGAACACTCAGGCACGGCGCCGTCCGCCCTGGCCAACACGCAGACGGGCGTGTTCATCGGTCTGGCAACGCACGACTACCTGGGCATGGCCTCGGGCGAGCTGACCTACCCGGAGATCGAGGCCTACATGGCCATCGGTACCTCAGGCGCCGCGGCAGCCGGCCGCATCAGCTACCGGCTGGGCCTGCAGGGTCCGGCCGTCACCGTCGACACCGCCTGCAGTTCGTCGCTGGTGGCCGTCCACCAGGCGTGCCAGGCGCTGCAGCTCGGTGAGTGCGATCTCGCGCTGGCCGGTGGCGCCAACGTCATCCTGAGCCCGGCGACCATGATCACCTTCTCGCAGTCGCGCATGCTGGCCCCGGACGGCAAGTGCAAGACGTTCGACGCCTCCGCCGACGGCTATGTGCGCGGCGAGGGCTGTGGCGTCATCGTCGTGAAGCGACTGGAAGACGCGGTGCGCGACGGCGACCGGATCCGGGCCGTCATCCGCGGCAGCGCCATCAACCAGGACGGCGCCTCGGGTGGCCTGACCGTCCCCAATGGTGTTGCGCAGCAACGTGTTATCGCCGAAGCGCTGGAGCGCGCGGGCCTGTCGCCTGCCGACGTCGGCTACTTGGAGGCGCACGGCACCGGCACGTCGCTGGGTGACCCGATCGAGGTGCAGGCCGCGGCCGCGGCCTACGGCACCGGGCACGACGCCGACAACCCGCTGCTGATCGGCTCGGTGAAGACGAACATCGGGCACCTGGAGGCCGCCGCGGGCGTCGCCGGCATCATCAAGGTCATCCTGTCGCTCGAGCATCAGGAACTGCCCAAGCACCTGCACTTCAAGAACCCGTCGCCGCACATCCCGTGGGACCGCATCCCGGTGAAGGTCGTCGACGAGGCCACCACCTGGGAACGCGGCGACCGGCCGCGCGTCGCGGGCATCAGCTCGTTCGGCTTCTCCGGCACCAATGCCCATGTCCTGCTTGAGGAAGCACCCGCCGCCGCGCCGGCGCAGGCACCGGCCGAGGAGCCTGACGACCGGCGCTTCATGGTGCTGCCGCTGTCGGCCCGAACCCCGGCCGCGCTGCTGCAGTCGGCCGAGGACTACCGCACCTGGCTGACCGCGCACCCCGAGGCCACCCTCTCGGACGTCTGCATCACCGCGGGTGCGGGCCGCGCCCACTTCGAGCACCGTGCCGCGCTCGTGGTCAATTCCCTGGATTCCGCGCGCGAATTGCTCGGCGCGCTGGCCGACGACCGCCCGGCGCCGGGCCTGGTGCGCGGCACGTCCGCCGACAAGCCGAAGACCGCCTGGCTGTTCCCCGGTCAGGGCAGCCAGTTCGCCGGCATGGCCAAGGAGCTGTTCGAGACCGAGCCGGTGTTCGCCGAGACCGTGAAGCAGTGCGCGGCCGCAGTCGCCGATGTGCTCGAAAAGCCTTTGCTGGACGTCATTTTCGAAGGTCCGGATGAGACGTTGCGCCTCACCAGCTACGCCCAGCCGGCGATCTTCGCCGTCGAGATGGGCCTGGCGCGGCTGTGGCAGTCGTGGGGTTTCGAGCCCGACGTCGTGCTCGGCCACAGCGTCGGCCAGTACACCGCGGCCTGCGTCGCCGGGGTGTTCAGCCTCGAAGACGGCATGCGCCTGCTCGCCGAGCGCGGTCGCCTGTTCGGGAACCTGCCCCCGGGCGGCCGGATGGCGGCGATCTTCGCCGCACCCGAGCGCGTCGAGCGGCTGACCGACGAATACCCCCGCCTCTCGGTCGCCGCGTACAACGGCGCCAACACCGTGCTCTCCGGTCCGGGCGCCGACCTGGAACGCGCTGTCGCCGGGCTGACCGGTGACGGCATCCGCTGCGACTGGCTGGAGACCAGCCACGCCTTCCACTCGGCGCTGCTGGACCCGGCGCTCGACGAATTCGAGTCGTACGCAAACCAATTCACGTTCAATGCGCCGCAGCGCATCCTGGTGTGCAACCGCACCGGTGACACCCTGGGGCGCACCGCCAAGCTCGACGGCCAGTACTGGCGCCGGCACGCACGTCAGCCCGTCGAGTTCTCCAAGGGCGTCGAGACGCTCGCCAAGCTCGGTTGCGCGGTACTGCTCGAAGTCGGCCCGCAGCCGATCCTGACCGCCGCGGCCCTGCGCGCCTGGCCCGACCCGACGAGCGCACCGCGCGCCATTGCGTCGTTGCGCCGCAAGGGCGCCGACCACCGGCAGATCACCGAGGCGCTGGCCACCACCTACACCGCCGGCCACCTGCCCGACTTCGCCGCCGTCCGGCCCGGCTCGGCCCACAATGTCGATCTGCCGACCTACCCCTTCCAGCGCAAGGCGTACTGGTTCCGCGACGAGCGCGTCGCACCGTCCGCCACGGCGCACATGGGCGGGGCGACCACCGAGGCCGTCCGCCTGCTCGAAGACGGCCGCATCGATGAGCTCGCCACCTTGCTGGGCGGCACCGATGAATCGACGACCGCAGTGCTGAACAAGCTTGCGGCCCAGCACAACCGGCAGCGCACCGCGCAATCCGTCTCGGACGCCCGGTACGAAATCCGCTGGGACAAGATCGCGGCCGGAGCGCCCGCGGAGGTCGGCGAGGGCTCCGCGTGGGTCGTCATCAGCGACGACGCGGCCGTGCTCGCGCCGCTGACCGAGGCCCTGACCCGGGCCGGCCACCGGCACCGCGTTCTCGGGTTGCTGAGCTCCGACGCCGACGAGCAGCAGCTGGAGGCCGACCTGCGCGCGGCTGTCGAGGAGGAGCCGACGCTGCGCATCCTGCACGTCGCCGGGCTCGATGCCGACCGGGCTTCCATGCAGGCCGTGCTGCGGGTGCAGCACCATGTCCTCAGCGGCACGCAGCGCCTGTTCCGCGCGGCGGCCGCCGCCGAGCTGCGGGCGCCCATCTGGGTGATCACCCGTGGTGCACAACGCGTTACCGACACCGACACCGTCGCACCCGAGCAGACGGGTCTGTGGGGCTTCGGCCGTTCGGCAGCGCTGGAATACCCCCAGGTGTGGGGCGGTCTGGCCGACCTGGCCGAGGGCAGCACCGAGGAATGGTCGCGGTTGCTCACCCAGGTGATCGCGGCGCCGCGCGGCGAAGACCAGATCGCGCTGCGCGCCGAGGGGGTGCACGTGCCGCGCCTGGTCCGCCGTACCGGGCAGCCGAACCCGACTCAGCTGGAATTGCGCACTGACGCAACGTATCTGGTGACCGGTGGCCTGGGTTCGCTCGGCCTGGAGATCGCGGGTCACCTGGCCGCGCACGGCGCCCGGAATCTGGTACTGACCAGCCGGCGCGCGCCGAGTGAGGCAGCGCAGCAGCGCATTGACGCACTGCGCGAGCAGTACGGCTGCCAGACGCGTGTCGTCACCGCCGATGTCGCCAATCCGCACGACGTCGCCCGCCTGATGTCGACCCTGCGCGCCGAACTGCCGCCGCTGGCCGGTGTCGTGCACGCCGCCGGCGAGAACAGCACCACGCCGCTGGCCACCCTGGAAGACGCCGAGCTGGAGCGCGTCTTCTCCGGGAAGGTCTGGGGCGCTTGGTACCTGAGTGAAGCCGTCACCGACCTGAAGCTGGACTTCTTCCTGTCCACGTCGTCGATCTCGGCGGTGTGGGGCAGCTACGGCCAGACCGCCTACAGCGCCGCCAACGCGTTCCTCGACGGCCTGACCTGGCGCCTGCGTGAGCAGGGCGTGCCCGGCATGAGCGTCAACTTCGGCCCTTGGGGGGCGGGCGGGAACGGCCACGCCGCCGGTATGGCCGACCCCGATGCCCGCGCCCAGTTGGAGCGCCGCGGCGTCCGCACCCTGTCCCCCGCCGACGCCCTCACCGGCATGGCCGACGTCATGGTGGCCGGTGGCAACCCCGCGGAAGCCGTTGTGGCACGCATGGATTGGGCCAAGTTCCTGCCGATCTACTCGCAGGCCGGGTCCCGGGCCCTGCTCGCCGAGGTCGCGCGCGAGGTGCCCGAATCCGCGACCGCCGGCGCCGTCGGCGCGTCCGGCAACACCCGACTGGTCGAGCAGCTCATCGCCGCGCCGGTGCAGCAGCGCAAGAAGCTGGTCCTGGAGTACCTGCGGGACGCCGTCGCCGAGGTGACGCGCATCGAGGCCTCCGAGATCCGCGAGGAGACCGGGTTCTTCGACCTCGGCATGGACTCGCTGATGGCCGTCGAACTGCGTCGCCGCCTGGAACAGGGTGTCGGCAAGGAACTTCCGGCGACCCTCGCCATGGACCACCCGCGCCTCACTGACGTCGCGGACTACCTGCTCAGTGACATCCTCAACCTCAGCGAGAAAGCCGGGACCAAGGCCGTCACCGAGCTCAAGTCGCTCGCCGCTGCCGACGAGCCCATCGCCATCGTCTCGGTGGCGTGCCGTTTCCCGGGTTCGCCCGATCCGGATGCGTTCTGGCAGGTGCTTTCTCAGGGTGTCGACGCCATCAGCGAGATCCCCGAGGACCGCTTCGACGTCGACGAGTTCTACGACCCCGACGCCATGACGCCGGGAAAGATTTACACCCGCTCCGGTGGCTACCTCGACAGCGTCGACACCTTCGATCCGGAGTTCTTCGGCATCTCGCCGCGCGAGGCCGTGTGGATCGACCCGCAGCAGCGGCTGATGCTCGAGATCGCCTGGGAAGGCCTCGAGCGAGCCGGCTACGCGCCGGCGGCGTTGCGCGGCAGCCGAACCGGCGTGTTCATCGGCGTCGGCGCCAACGAGTACTCGCACCTGCTGTCGGGCGGCTCGGTCGAGAATCTCGAACCGCACTTCATCACCGGTAACGCGCTCAACGCCATCGCCGGTCGCGTGTCGTTCACGCTGGGCCTGGAAGGTCCGGCCATGGCGGTCGACACCGCCTGCAGCTCGTCGCTGGTCGCGGTTCACCAGGCCGTACAGGCCCTGCACGCCGGTGACTGCGACATGGCTCTGGCCGGTGGCGTCAACGTGCTGCTGAGCCCGGCGTCCATCGTCGCGGCGTCCCGTGCGCGGATGCTGGCGCCCGACGGCCGCTGCAAGACGTTCGACGCCGCCGCCGACGGCTACGTCCGCGGTGAAGGCTGCGGTGTCCTGGTGCTCAAGCGGCTCAGCGACGCGCAGCGCGACGGCGACCGCATCGCCGCGGTCATCCGCAGCACCGCCGTCAACCAGGACGGTGCGTCCAGCGGCCTCACCGTCCCCAATGGTGGTGCGCAGCAACGACTCATCAACACCGCGCTGGCCCGGGCCGGTCTCAGCGGCGGCGACGTCGACTACCTCGAAGCCCACGGCACCGGCACCCCGCTCGGCGACCCGATCGAGGTCCAGGCCGCGGCCGCCGCGTACGGCGCCGGCCGTGATGCCAACCGGCCGCTGCTCATGGGCACCGCCAAGACCAACATCGGGCACCTCGAATCCGCGGCCGGCGTCGCCGGTCTGGTCAAGGTCGTGTTGTCGCTCGAGCACGAAATGCTCCCGCAGACCCTGCATTTCAACAAGCCGTCGCCGCACATCCCGTGGGACTCGCTGCCCGTCCAGGTGGTCGACAAGCCCACCCCGTGGCACACCGACGGCCGTCCGCGTCGCGCCGGTGTGAGCTCCTTCGGCTTCACCGGCACCAACGCGCACGTGCTGCTGGAAGAGGCACCGGTGATCACCGCCGATGACGACGTCACGGATGAGACCACACCGGAAACCCCTGCCGCCGAACCGATCAGCGTCCTGCCGCTGTCGGCGCGCTCGGCCCAAGGCCTGACGGCGCTCGCCCAGCGGTACCGCGACTGGCTCGAAGCGCACCCCGACGCCTCGATCGCCGACGTCTGCTTCACCGCCGGTTCGGGACGTTCGCACTTCGAGCACCGCGCCGCGGTGGTCGCGAACACCGTCCACGACGCCAAGAACCTGCTGGAAGACCTGGTGGCGAACAAGCTGCGGCCGGGCGTGCTCAAGGGCGAATGCACCGAACCGCCGACCACGGCGTGGTTCTTCCCCGGCCAGGGCAGCCAGTACCCGGGCATGGCGCGCGAATTGTTCGACACCGAACCCGTTTTCGCCGACGTGGTGCGCCGGTGCGCGCAGGCGGTCGATCCGATCCTGCCGCGCCCGCTGCTGGAGGTCATGTTCGGCAACGATCGGGAAGCGGCAGAGACGCTGCGCAACACCGCGTTCGCGCAGCCCGCGATCTTCGCCGTCGAGATGGGCCTGGCCCGGTTGTGGCAGTCGTGGGGCATCGAGCCCGACGCGGTGCTGGGCCACAGCGTCGGTCAGTACGCGGCGGCCTGTGTGGCCGGCGTGTTCAGCCTCGAGGACGGCGCCCGGCTGATCGCCGAGCGCGGCCGGCTGTTCGCCAGCCTGCCGGCCGGTGGTCGCATGGTGGCGGTGTTCGCCGATCCCGAATACGTGGAACGCGCCGCCGAGGCGTACCCGCGAGTGTCGGTCGGTGCGTACAACGGCCGCAACACCGTGCTGTCGGGCCCGGCCGAGGATCTGGAGCAGATCGTCACCGCCTGCAGCGAGGACGCCACGCGCTGCACCTGGCTCGAGACCAGCCACGCGTTCCACTCCGAGCTGCTGGATCCGGTGCTCGACGAATTCGAGTCCTTCGCAACGCAGTTCCAGTTCGCGACGCCCACGTTGCCGCTGATCTGCAACCGCACCGGCGCGGTCCTCAACGCCGAGACGCCGATCGACGCGCTGTACTGGCGGCGGCATTCCCGTCAGCCCGTGCAGTTCACCGAGAGCGTCAAGACCGTGGCGGCGCTGGGGTGCTCGGTGCTGATGGAGATCGGTCCGCAGCCGATCCTGACTGCGGCCGCGCTGCAGTGCTGGCCCGAGGGCGCCGAGACCCCGCGGGCCATCGTGTCCCTGCGCAAGGGCGCCAACGCGCAGCGGCAGATCACCGAAGCGCTTGCCACGACGTACATCTGCGGGCACCGGCCGGACTTCGCGGTGAAGAACCGCGGAAACCGCGTGGAGCTGCCGACGTACCCGTTCCAGCGGCGCCGCTTCTGGCCCAAGACCGCGAATGTCGTGGGCATGAGCTCCGGCGGGGCGGCGGCCACGTCCGGAATCCTGGGCAGTGCCAAGGATCTGGCCACCGGCGACACGATCTACAGCAATGTGTTGTCGGTCAAGACGCAGCCGTGGCTGTCGCATCACGTCATCTACGGCACCGTCGTGGTGCCGGGCGCGACGTACGCGGCCATGGCCCTGGCGTCGGTCGGCGCACCGGCGCGGGTGAAGGAAGTCTTCTTCTACGAGCCGATCATCCTGCCCGACAAGGCGTCTCGTGAGACCCAGCTGACCATCCGCACCCTCGAGGGCGGCGAAGGCTGGAAGTTCCAGGTCCACAGCCGCCCGAACGGCGTGCGGGAAGCCGAGTGGTCGCTCAACGCCGACGGCACCCTGCTGGCCGGCGCCGACGAGGCCGACGCGTCCGACAACATCCCGGGTTCGATGGAGGACGTCGTCGAGCGCATGGAGCGGCTGCGTCCGCAGCAGCTGTTCGAGACCTTCAACGACATGGAATTGGCCTGGGGCCCAACGTGGTCCACGTCGCTCAAGTCGCTGTGGGTGCGTGACGGCATGGCCATCGGTGACGTGTCGGTCGGTGACGAGCTCGCCGAGCACCTCAGCACCGAGCCCATCCATCCCGTCCTGCTGGACCTCTGCACCGGTGTGGCCTTCCCGGCCTTCCCGGCGCTGCTGGCCGCCGAGCACGGCATGCACGACCTGTTCCTGCCGCTGCGGTACGGCCAGGTCGAGCTGCGCGAGAAGATGCCGCGGCGCTTCTACGCGCGGGCACGCTGGCACACCAGTGAGTTGACCAACGAGACGCAGGTCTTCGACATCGACTTCCTCGATCGCGACGGCAAGCGCCTCGGTGGCATCACCGAGTTCACCGTGAAGCGGGCACCGCGTGAGGCGCTGATGCGCGGGCTCGGTGGCGACACCACCCGCCTGCTGTACACGCTGGGCTGGCAAGAAGGTGCGGCACCAGCCGCTGCCGACGAGGCCGAAACCAAGACCACCGGCACCTGGCTGGTCGCGGGATTCGACGAGTTGGCCGCCGGTCTCCCCGGCGCCGTCAAGCTCGACCAGACCCTGGACGCCGCCGCCTGGCAGCAGGCGATCACCACGGCAGCCGAGGCGGGCGCGCCCGTCGCCGGAATCGTCTGGCGCGCTTCGGGCTACGAGGACGCCGACGTCGCGGCCCGCCTCGAGACCGAGGTCGGCACCGTGCTGGCGGGCATGCAGACCGCACTCGCCGAGGAGAAGCTGAACCTCACCGGCGGCCTGTGGATCGTCACCGAGCGCGCTGTGGCCACCGAGCCCGGCGAGCCCGTCGACCCCGTGCAGGCCGCACTGTGGGGCCTGGGGCGCACCGTCATCAACGAGCAGCCGACCCTGCGGCTCAAGCTCGTCGACCTCGACGGCGCCGACGACAACGCCACCAACTGGCTGACCGGCATCCTGGGCACTCCCGTCACCGAGTCCGAATTCGCACTGCGGCAAGGCAAGTTCCTCGTGCCACGGCTCATGCACTGGGCGCGCAGCGGCCACCTGCCGATGCCGCGTTCGGACGACTACGTGCTGGCTCCCACCGAGCGTGGCGCGATCGACAACCTGCGGCTGACCGAGAAAGACGTGACGCCGCCGGAGCCGCACGAGGTGCAGGTCCGGATCGAGGCCGCCGGCCTCAACTTCCGCGACGTGCTCAACGTACTGGGCCTGTACCCGGGCGATCCGGGGCCCATCGGTGGCGACCTGTGCGGTGTCATCACCGAATTGGGTTCGGAGGTCACCCGATTCGAGGTCGGGCAGCGGGTGTTCGGCTCCATGCAGGGCGCCTTCTCCAGCCGGCTCAACGTGCCGGAGCAGCTGCTCGCCGTCGTCCCCGAGGGCATCAACCCGGTCGACGCGGCGACGCTGCCCGCCGCCGCGCTGACGGTCCGGCTGGCGTTCGACTGGGCGCAGCTCAAGCCGGGCGACCGCGTGCTGATCCACGCCGCCAGTGGTGGTGTCGGGTTGGCCGCGGTGCAGATGGCGCGCCAGAAGGGCGCGATCGTCTTCGCCACCGCCAGCACCTACAAGCGCGCGACGCTACGCAAGATGGGTGTGGAGCACGTCTACGACTCGCGCACAACCGATTTCGCGGATCAGATTCTCGCCGACACCAACGGCGAGGGCGTCGACGTGGTGCTCAACAGCCTCACCAACGAGGGCTTCGTCGAGGCCACGGTGCGCGCGACCGCCCAGGGCGGCCGGTTCGCCGAGATCGCCAAGCGCGACATCTGGACCCCCGAGCGCATGGCTGAGGTCCGGCCGGACATCAACTACGAGATCGTCGCGCTCGACGTCACGATGATGACCGATCCGGCGCACATCCAGCGGCTCATGGAAGAGGTCGCCGACGGACTGGCCAAGGGTGAGTGGACTCCGGTGCCTGCCGAGGTCTACCCGCTGACCGAGGCCAAGACCGCGTTCCGCCGCATGCAGCAGGCCCGGCACATCGGCAAGATCGTGGTGCAGATGCCGAAACCGCTGCAGCCGCACGGGGATCGGACCTACCTGGTCACCGGTGGCCTCGGAGCGCTGGGTCTGCACACCGCGGCGTACCTGGCCCAGCTGGGTGCCGGCGACATCGTGCTGACCAGCCGGCGCGAGCCGGATGCCGACGCGCAGCGCGCCATCGACGCCATGATGGAGCGCTTCCACTGCCGGGTGCATGTCTTCTCCGGCGACGTCGGTGACGAGGCCTCGGTTGCGGCGTTGCTCGACCGGATCCGCACGGAACTGCCGCCGCTGGCCGGTGTGGCGCACCTGGCGGGTGTGCTCGACGATGCGCTGCTCCCCCAGCAGGATCTGGAGCGCTTCCGGAAGACACTGGGCCCCAAGGCCTATGGCGCGCTGCACCTGCACAAGTTGACGCAGGACGACGATCTGGACTTCTTCATCGTCTACTCGTCGGCGTCGGCAGTGCTCGGTTCACCGGCGCAGGGCAACTACGCCACCGCCAACGCGCTGCTCGACGGCCTCGTCGCGCACCGCCGGGCGCTGGGTCTGCCGGCGACGGCCGTGAACTTCGGTCCGTGGGGCCGGGGCGGCATGGCCAGCTCGCAGGCCGCCACCGCGAACCTCAGCGCGCAGGGCATGATGCCGCTCGAGCCGTCGGCGGCCCTGGCCGCCCTCGGCGAGGTGATCCGGCACGGCGCCGCGCAGGCGACGGTCCTCAAGGCCAACTGGCAGCGGGCCGCCAAGATGCTCGGCGGCATCCGTCCGCCGCTGCTCGACCAGGTGTTGCCGACCAGCGACGCGGCAGCGACCGGCGACAGCGAGCTGCTCCGCCAGCTGCAGGAGATTCCCGACGCCCAGCGCGCCGGGTTCATCACCGAGTTCCTGCAGAAGGAGGTGCAGGGCTTCCTGCGCCTGGCGCAGCCGCCCGCGGCCACGAGCCGGTTCCTCGATCTGGGCACCGACTCACTGATGGCAGTCGAGCTCCGCAACCGGTTGTTCGGTCAGTTCGGCGGCAAGTTCGACATCAGTCCGACGGCGATCTTCGACTACCCGACCCTCGGCGAACTCGCCGGGCACCTGGCGTCGCAGCTGCCGCCGTCGGATGCGCCGGAGGTGGCGGTTGAGGCGTCGGCTGAGGCGGATTCGACCGCGGAGGTTGCGGCGCCTGCCGAGGCCGTCGGCGAGGCCGAGCCCGAGGCGCCTGCCGCACAGGAGTGA